From Paraburkholderia sabiae, a single genomic window includes:
- a CDS encoding DUF3563 family protein, which translates to MYLISRLFLFLTKSYDQRVKEHNDAYLAEATDLYDLEFRMRKIDRESQLRQPSWMSQH; encoded by the coding sequence ATGTATCTGATCAGCCGCCTTTTCCTGTTCCTGACGAAGTCCTACGACCAACGCGTCAAAGAGCACAACGACGCCTATCTGGCCGAAGCTACGGATCTTTACGACCTCGAGTTCCGCATGCGCAAGATCGACCGTGAATCGCAGCTGCGTCAGCCTTCGTGGATGAGCCAGCACTAA
- a CDS encoding extracellular catalytic domain type 1 short-chain-length polyhydroxyalkanoate depolymerase: MPKSLTKIWLGGLKRLFAIQTEHAQATLKRKTKRTSTRNATRPAPTVAKPSAKVRPTVTRDVPQRGARESRVRPRAAAWAGGTWTRSFHSAPAAPGSLVNHLQYGLYLPAGKPIKQAPLIVMLHGCTQSIDEFAEGTRMNLLADRYGFAVVYPEQSKHAHAHRCWHWYDDTDRAGRAEARAVVSLVDALVETYGFDRERVYVAGISAGAGLTSLLALHFPEHFAAVALHSGPAFGEAHSGITAMDVMRRGTRKEPVELVDAIADVTSYPGMPAIILQGDADHVVAPVNAEQLTEQFLRLNGIVDAQGLRRVGDVKEDRKATVTTRDYTRGGRRVVRLCRVAGLGHAWSGGDDAVPFHSSKGPDASSLLWDFFRHQRRTESARPAARSAESARQRAS, encoded by the coding sequence ATGCCAAAAAGCCTCACGAAAATCTGGCTAGGCGGCCTGAAACGTCTCTTTGCGATTCAGACGGAACACGCCCAGGCGACGCTGAAGCGCAAGACCAAGCGGACTTCGACCCGCAACGCGACGCGCCCGGCGCCGACGGTCGCGAAGCCGTCGGCGAAGGTCCGTCCGACCGTCACCCGCGACGTGCCGCAGCGCGGCGCGCGCGAGTCGCGGGTGCGTCCGCGCGCCGCGGCCTGGGCGGGCGGCACGTGGACGCGTTCGTTCCACTCCGCGCCCGCCGCGCCGGGCAGCCTCGTCAATCATCTGCAGTATGGGCTGTATCTGCCCGCAGGCAAGCCCATCAAGCAGGCGCCGCTGATCGTGATGCTGCATGGCTGCACGCAATCGATCGACGAATTCGCCGAAGGTACGCGTATGAACCTGCTGGCCGACCGCTATGGCTTCGCGGTCGTGTATCCCGAGCAGTCGAAACACGCGCACGCGCACCGCTGCTGGCATTGGTACGACGATACCGACCGCGCCGGCCGCGCGGAAGCGCGCGCGGTGGTGTCGCTCGTCGATGCGCTCGTGGAAACCTATGGTTTCGATCGCGAGCGGGTGTATGTGGCGGGCATTTCGGCGGGCGCAGGTTTGACTTCGCTGCTGGCGCTGCACTTTCCGGAGCACTTTGCGGCTGTCGCGCTGCATTCGGGGCCCGCATTCGGCGAGGCGCACTCCGGCATCACCGCGATGGACGTGATGCGGCGCGGCACGCGGAAGGAGCCCGTCGAACTGGTCGACGCCATCGCGGACGTCACTTCCTATCCGGGCATGCCCGCGATCATTCTGCAAGGCGACGCCGATCACGTGGTCGCGCCCGTCAACGCCGAGCAGCTGACCGAGCAGTTTCTGCGGCTGAATGGCATCGTCGATGCACAAGGCCTGCGCCGGGTCGGCGACGTCAAGGAAGACCGCAAGGCAACCGTCACGACCCGCGATTACACGCGCGGCGGACGGCGCGTCGTGCGGCTTTGTCGCGTGGCGGGTCTGGGCCATGCGTGGAGCGGCGGCGACGATGCCGTGCCGTTCCACTCGTCGAAGGGACCGGACGCGTCCAGTTTGTTGTGGGACTTTTTCCGGCATCAGCGCCGGACCGAGTCGGCGCGGCCCGCTGCGCGCTCGGCGGAAAGCGCCCGGCAGCGCGCCAGTTGA
- a CDS encoding phosphatase PAP2 family protein, protein MSHLPSHLWYLITNFGGAGLTLPLAFAIALWLAVGYSWRLAAGWLCLLGVAVALVTATKIAFLGWGIGLRVWDFTGLSGHAMFATAVFPVAAFLVLLSAPPAVRIAGVALALLGGATVSLSRVIIDAHSPSEAITGCIVGALTALVFVRIAWNATPPGRLPVAPVVVSLMVIMLGLHKLHLPTQRWVTHIALKVSGHDRPFIRAKWKTLRDIEIPAAPVVPLQKTRNVAMPLPDSDA, encoded by the coding sequence ATGTCTCATCTGCCATCTCACCTCTGGTATCTGATTACGAACTTCGGCGGCGCCGGACTGACGCTGCCGCTCGCCTTCGCTATCGCGCTGTGGCTGGCCGTCGGCTATTCGTGGCGGCTCGCGGCCGGCTGGCTGTGTCTGCTCGGCGTGGCCGTCGCGCTCGTCACGGCAACGAAGATCGCGTTCCTCGGTTGGGGCATCGGCTTGCGCGTCTGGGATTTCACGGGCTTGAGCGGGCACGCGATGTTCGCCACCGCCGTCTTCCCCGTGGCGGCCTTTCTCGTGCTGCTGTCCGCGCCGCCTGCCGTACGCATTGCCGGCGTAGCGCTCGCGCTGCTGGGCGGCGCGACCGTCAGCCTGTCGCGCGTGATCATCGATGCGCATTCGCCTTCCGAAGCAATCACCGGCTGCATCGTCGGCGCGCTGACTGCGCTCGTGTTCGTGCGCATCGCGTGGAATGCGACGCCGCCGGGACGCCTGCCCGTGGCGCCTGTCGTCGTAAGCCTGATGGTCATCATGCTCGGCCTGCACAAGCTGCATCTGCCTACCCAGCGCTGGGTCACGCATATCGCGCTGAAGGTTTCCGGCCACGACCGGCCGTTCATCCGCGCAAAGTGGAAGACACTGCGCGACATTGAGATCCCGGCTGCACCTGTCGTGCCGTTGCAGAAAACACGCAACGTCGCGATGCCGCTGCCCGATTCCGACGCATAA